A genomic stretch from Actinomycetota bacterium includes:
- a CDS encoding aldehyde dehydrogenase EutE, which yields MNKLSEGEVQEIIERVRRRLGQAGPDAGSGLRAAESLAEAERSELGDGIFPTIDDAVGAASRAFQEYRRIGLGGRKAIIASVRQAMLENAERLAEMARAETGLGRAADKLSKNRLVTLKTPGPEDLELEAATGDLGMVVTEFAPFGVVAAITPTTNPTSTVINNTISIISAGNSLVFNVHPNAKRVSAENVRLINRAIVAAGGPRDLVTAIPEPTIDSAKELMHHPDVRLLLVTGGPAVVREALSTDKRAVTAGPGNPPAVVDQTADVEKAARDVVAGASFDNNVICTDEKTTIAVDSVADRLVRAMAQHGAHVLKEHELRRLERVIFTELGPPNKPGRINPAWIGKDASVILAEIGVRVGDDVRLVVAEVPNEHSLVWTEQMMPVMPVTRVSTVDRAIDLAVKSEHGFRHTASIHSTNVDTITRMGRAMNCSIFVANGPNFAGLGEGGEGFTSFSIASPTGDGLTRPRTFSRERRITVVGALRIV from the coding sequence ATGAACAAGCTGTCCGAAGGGGAGGTCCAGGAGATCATCGAGCGGGTGCGCCGGCGCCTCGGCCAGGCCGGGCCCGACGCGGGTTCCGGCCTGCGGGCCGCCGAGTCGTTGGCCGAGGCGGAACGCTCCGAGCTGGGCGACGGGATCTTCCCCACCATCGACGACGCCGTCGGCGCCGCGTCCCGCGCCTTCCAGGAGTACCGCCGCATCGGGTTGGGGGGACGCAAGGCCATCATCGCCTCGGTCCGCCAGGCCATGCTGGAGAACGCCGAGCGGCTGGCGGAGATGGCCCGGGCCGAGACCGGCCTGGGCCGGGCGGCCGACAAGCTGAGCAAGAACCGCCTGGTGACGCTCAAGACCCCGGGCCCGGAGGACCTCGAGCTGGAGGCGGCCACCGGGGACCTGGGCATGGTGGTCACCGAGTTCGCCCCCTTCGGCGTGGTGGCGGCGATCACGCCGACCACCAACCCGACGTCGACCGTCATCAACAACACGATCTCGATCATCTCCGCAGGCAACTCGCTGGTGTTCAACGTCCACCCCAACGCCAAGCGGGTCTCGGCGGAGAACGTCCGCCTGATCAACCGCGCCATCGTGGCGGCGGGCGGTCCCAGGGACCTGGTCACCGCCATCCCCGAACCCACCATCGACAGCGCCAAGGAGCTGATGCACCACCCGGACGTGCGTCTGCTGCTGGTGACGGGGGGGCCCGCCGTGGTCCGCGAGGCCCTGAGCACGGACAAGCGCGCCGTGACGGCGGGGCCGGGGAACCCGCCCGCGGTGGTCGACCAGACCGCCGACGTGGAGAAGGCGGCCCGAGACGTGGTGGCGGGGGCCTCGTTCGACAACAACGTGATCTGCACGGACGAGAAGACCACGATCGCCGTGGACAGCGTGGCCGACCGGCTGGTCCGGGCCATGGCCCAGCACGGCGCCCACGTCCTGAAGGAGCACGAGCTCAGGCGGCTGGAGCGAGTCATCTTCACGGAGCTCGGCCCGCCGAACAAGCCGGGCCGCATCAACCCCGCGTGGATCGGCAAGGACGCGTCGGTGATCCTGGCCGAGATCGGGGTCCGGGTGGGCGACGACGTCCGCCTGGTCGTGGCGGAGGTGCCGAACGAGCACAGCCTGGTGTGGACCGAGCAGATGATGCCGGTCATGCCCGTCACGCGGGTGTCCACCGTGGATCGAGCCATCGACCTCGCGGTGAAGTCGGAGCACGGGTTCCGGCACACTGCGTCGATCCACTCCACCAACGTCGACACCATCACCCGGATGGGCCGGGCCATGAACTGCTCGATCTTCGTGGCCAACGGGCCGAACTTCGCCGGGTTGGGCGAGGGCGGCGAGGGGTTCACCTCCTTCTCCATCGCCAGCCCGACCGGCGATGGCCTGACCCGCCCCCGGACCTTCTCGAGGGAACGGCGGATCACCGTGGTCGGCGCCCTGCGGATCGTGTGA
- a CDS encoding EutN/CcmL family microcompartment protein has translation RAPRPAPPGGDVVEDRREGGDDVLLGRVAGTLVASRKEPTMDGLKFLVVRHLDVENNETGGFVVAADAVGAGVDEVVLVATGSSARQTEATRDRPCDAVIMAIVDTWEVEGDEKFHK, from the coding sequence AGAGCCCCGCGCCCCGCGCCGCCCGGCGGCGACGTGGTCGAGGACAGACGAGAGGGAGGCGACGACGTGCTCCTCGGACGAGTGGCGGGAACCCTGGTGGCGAGCCGCAAGGAGCCCACCATGGACGGACTGAAGTTCCTCGTGGTGCGCCACCTGGACGTGGAGAACAACGAGACCGGTGGGTTCGTGGTGGCCGCGGACGCGGTGGGTGCCGGCGTGGACGAGGTCGTCCTGGTGGCCACGGGCAGCTCCGCGCGGCAGACCGAGGCCACCCGGGACCGGCCCTGCGACGCCGTGATCATGGCCATCGTGGACACCTGGGAGGTCGAGGGCGACGAGAAGTTCCACAAGTGA